One part of the Hemitrygon akajei unplaced genomic scaffold, sHemAka1.3 Scf000199, whole genome shotgun sequence genome encodes these proteins:
- the LOC140724381 gene encoding uncharacterized protein, translated as MADQRVHTEEKPFSCSVCGKGFTQSSHLYSHQRVHTGERLFTCSECGKGFTQYSYLHRHQRVHTGERPFTCSVCGKRFTQSSHLHSHQRVHTGERPFTCSKCGKGFTQSSQLLSHQQVHTGEWPFTCSECGKGFTESYTLLVHQRVHTGEKPFTCSECGKRFTQSSSLQRHHRVHIGEKPFTCSVCGKRFTRSSNLHSHQQVHTGEKPFTCSVCGKGFTRSSQLLAHQQVHTGEWLFTCSECGKGFTESHTLLVHQRVHTGEKPFTCSECGKRFTQLSNLQRHHRVHIGEKPFTCSVSGKRSTRSSNLQRHQQVHTGEKPFTCPVCGKGFTQSSQILEHKSVHSGAWPLL; from the coding sequence atggcagaccagcgggttcacactgaggagaagccattcagctgctcagtctgtgggaagggattcactcagtcatcccacctatacagtcaccagcgagttcacactggggagaggctgttcacctgctcagagtgtgggaagggattcactcagtattCCTACCTacatagacaccagcgagttcacactggggagaggccattcacctgctcagtctgtgggaagagattcactcagtcatcccacctacatagtcatcagcgagttcacactggagagaggccattcacctgctcaaagtgtgggaagggattcactcagtcatctcaactactgtcacaccagcaagttcacactggggagtggcctttcacctgctcagaatgtgggaaaggattcactgagtcatacaccttactggtacatcagcgagttcacactggggagaagccgttcacctgctcagaatgtgggaagagattcactcagtcatccagtctacagagacatcatcgagttcacattggggagaagccattcacctgctcagtctgtgggaagagattcactcggtcatccaacctacatagtcatcagcaagttcacactggggagaagccgttcacctgctcagtctgtgggaaaggattcactcggtcatctcaactactggcacaccagcaagttcacactggggagtggcttttcacctgctcagaatgtgggaaaggattcactgagtcacacaccttactggtacatcagcgagttcacactggggagaagccgttcacctgctcagaatgtgggaagagattcactcagttatccaatctacagagacatcatcgagttcacattggggagaagccgttcacctgctcagtctctgGGAAGAGATccactcggtcatccaacctacagagacatcagcaagttcacactggggagaagccgttcacctgcccagtctgtgggaaaggattcactcagtcatcccaaataCTGGAACACAAGTCAGTTCATAGTGGGgcgtggccattgttatga